One genomic window of Streptomonospora nanhaiensis includes the following:
- a CDS encoding 6-phospho-beta-glucosidase, which translates to MRLAILGGGGFRVPLVHRALLADTLRGGAVVTEVVLHDTDEHRLRGIGAVLERQRDAHRAAHGEPPLTVRVETDLGRAVEGSGVVFSAVRVGAMAGRVSDERVALGAGVLGQETVGAGGISYGLRTVPVAERIARTVAERAPGAWVVNFTNPAGLVTEAMSAVLGDRVIGICDSPVGLGRRAARALGLDPARVELDYAGLNHLGWLRGLRSGGRDRLPDLLADTAALESFEEGRLFGAEWLRALGALPNEYLHYYYWSREAEAAAAEAARAGRTRGEELAAQQRGFYREAAERPEAALELWERARLERERGYMADNRRAAGGVDRAEEDLAGGGYEEVALAVMRAVALDEPARLVLDVRNRGALAGLDDDAVVEVPCVVDANGARPLAVAPLSGHQLGLVQTVKGVERDVLAAVRTGSRARALRAFATHPLVGSVGRARALLEGYLEAFPGLRDVLPRA; encoded by the coding sequence GTGCGGCTGGCGATCCTGGGCGGCGGCGGGTTCCGGGTGCCCCTGGTGCACCGCGCGCTGCTGGCCGACACCCTGCGGGGCGGCGCCGTGGTGACCGAGGTGGTGCTGCACGACACCGACGAGCACCGGCTGCGCGGCATCGGCGCGGTGCTGGAGCGCCAGCGCGACGCGCACCGCGCGGCACACGGCGAGCCGCCGCTGACGGTACGGGTCGAGACCGACCTCGGGCGGGCGGTCGAGGGCAGCGGGGTGGTGTTCTCGGCCGTCCGCGTGGGGGCCATGGCGGGCCGCGTCAGCGACGAGCGCGTGGCGCTGGGGGCGGGGGTGCTCGGGCAGGAGACGGTCGGGGCGGGCGGAATCAGCTACGGGCTGCGCACCGTGCCCGTAGCCGAGCGCATCGCCCGCACCGTCGCCGAGCGGGCGCCCGGCGCCTGGGTCGTCAACTTCACCAACCCGGCCGGGCTGGTCACCGAGGCGATGTCGGCGGTGCTGGGCGACCGCGTCATCGGCATCTGCGACTCCCCCGTGGGCCTGGGCCGGCGCGCCGCCCGCGCGCTGGGCCTGGACCCCGCGCGGGTCGAACTCGACTACGCGGGCCTCAACCACCTGGGCTGGCTGCGCGGGCTGCGCAGCGGCGGGCGCGATCGGCTGCCCGACCTGCTGGCCGACACCGCCGCGCTGGAGTCCTTCGAGGAGGGGCGGCTGTTCGGCGCGGAGTGGCTGCGCGCGCTGGGGGCGCTGCCCAACGAGTACCTGCACTACTACTACTGGTCGCGCGAGGCGGAGGCCGCGGCGGCGGAGGCCGCGCGGGCGGGCCGCACGCGCGGCGAGGAGCTGGCGGCCCAGCAGCGCGGGTTCTACCGGGAGGCGGCCGAGCGCCCCGAGGCCGCGCTGGAGCTGTGGGAGCGGGCGCGGCTGGAGCGCGAGCGCGGCTACATGGCCGACAACCGCCGCGCGGCGGGCGGCGTGGACCGCGCCGAGGAGGACCTGGCCGGCGGCGGCTACGAGGAGGTGGCGCTGGCGGTGATGCGGGCGGTGGCGCTGGACGAGCCGGCGCGGCTGGTGCTCGACGTGCGCAACCGGGGCGCGCTCGCCGGCCTGGACGACGACGCGGTGGTCGAGGTGCCCTGTGTGGTCGACGCCAACGGCGCGCGGCCGCTGGCGGTGGCGCCGCTGAGCGGGCACCAGCTCGGCCTGGTCCAGACGGTGAAGGGGGTGGAGCGCGACGTGCTGGCGGCCGTTCGCACGGGGTCGCGGGCGCGGGCGCTGCGGGCGTTCGCCACGCACCCGCTGGTGGGGTCGGTGGGCAGGGCGCGCGCGCTGCTGGAGGGCTACCTTGAGGCGTTCCCCGGACTGCGGGACGTGCTGCCCCGCGCCTAG
- a CDS encoding helix-turn-helix domain-containing protein, with protein sequence MSNKFDWQDNIPTQSEETRAEHRSAPGRADSPGHGPDGADSGCDRSYHFFGSGPNAPAYVCRDGEHPQWLLTVADTACALNVSVRTVRELIACGDLASVKIRRNRRIEWRALRSYIERQARVAENPRPADDRA encoded by the coding sequence ATGTCAAACAAGTTCGATTGGCAGGATAACATTCCCACTCAGTCCGAGGAAACCCGCGCCGAGCACCGGAGTGCCCCCGGCCGTGCCGACAGCCCTGGTCACGGCCCCGACGGTGCCGATTCCGGCTGCGACCGCTCCTACCATTTCTTCGGCTCCGGGCCCAACGCCCCCGCCTACGTCTGCCGCGACGGCGAGCACCCGCAGTGGCTGCTGACCGTCGCCGACACCGCCTGCGCGCTGAACGTCTCGGTGCGCACGGTACGCGAGCTGATCGCCTGCGGCGACCTCGCCTCGGTCAAGATCCGCCGCAACCGCCGGATCGAATGGCGCGCCCTCCGGTCCTACATCGAGCGCCAGGCGCGGGTCGCCGAAAACCCGCGGCCGGCCGACGACCGGGCGTAA
- a CDS encoding alpha/beta hydrolase codes for MGTVAEPAVRRGPRARRAACAALALAVVLAGCGGPNRPGGSEDAPGGLAAFYDQEIAWSDCGDGFECGAFEVPLDYADPGGERLDIAVRRLPAASGDPLGSLVVNPGGPGGSGFDYAAMAPSAVSADVRDRFDVVGFDPRGVGRSSPITCLEPAAMDDFLGVDYLSRDGDSDPAELTAAGVAELVDTNRAFVAGCRERAGELMRHLGTANVARDMDVLRAALGDHRLTYLGKSYGTYLGAHYADLFPDRVRALVLDGAMDPSLDVVDLGVQQAQGSETALRAFTAHCLDLPDCPLGGSGDSVESGIDRIEDMLDTAGRRPLRNGLDNGLEARRSWLELGVLSALYSESYWPRLSTALADAFDGDGTGLLRLAGDLYNRDDPRHYANYTSALVAVNCSDRPAPRAVDAYTDAVADAEDASPVFGAGLTWGALTCAYWPQDAVADPEPLDAPGAAPILVVGTTRDNATPYAWAEALAGDLDSGVLLTREGDGHTAYLRGDPCVDTAVDTYLLRADPPADGTVCPE; via the coding sequence ATGGGGACGGTGGCCGAACCCGCGGTGCGCCGCGGCCCGCGCGCGCGGCGCGCGGCCTGCGCGGCACTTGCTCTGGCGGTGGTGCTCGCGGGCTGCGGCGGGCCCAACCGCCCCGGCGGCTCCGAGGACGCCCCCGGCGGCCTGGCCGCGTTCTACGACCAGGAGATCGCCTGGTCCGACTGCGGCGACGGCTTCGAGTGCGGCGCGTTCGAGGTCCCGCTCGACTACGCCGACCCCGGGGGCGAGCGCCTTGACATCGCGGTGCGCCGCCTGCCCGCGGCCTCCGGCGACCCGCTGGGCTCCCTGGTCGTGAACCCCGGCGGGCCGGGCGGCTCGGGCTTCGACTACGCCGCCATGGCGCCCTCCGCCGTCAGCGCCGACGTGCGCGACCGCTTCGACGTGGTCGGCTTCGACCCCCGCGGCGTGGGGCGCAGTTCGCCGATCACCTGCCTGGAGCCCGCCGCCATGGACGACTTCCTCGGCGTCGACTACCTCAGCCGCGACGGCGACTCCGACCCCGCCGAACTCACCGCCGCGGGCGTGGCCGAACTCGTCGACACCAACCGCGCCTTCGTCGCCGGCTGCCGCGAGCGCGCCGGCGAGCTGATGCGCCACCTGGGCACCGCCAACGTCGCCCGCGACATGGACGTCCTGCGCGCCGCCCTGGGCGACCACCGCCTGACCTACCTCGGCAAGTCCTACGGCACCTACCTCGGCGCCCACTACGCCGACCTGTTCCCCGACCGCGTGCGTGCGCTGGTCCTCGACGGCGCCATGGACCCCTCCCTGGACGTGGTCGACCTCGGCGTGCAGCAGGCCCAGGGCTCCGAGACCGCGCTGCGCGCGTTCACCGCCCACTGCCTGGACCTCCCCGACTGCCCGCTGGGCGGCTCCGGCGACTCCGTGGAGTCCGGCATCGACCGCATCGAGGACATGCTCGACACCGCCGGGCGGCGCCCGCTGCGCAACGGCCTCGACAACGGCCTTGAGGCCCGCCGCTCGTGGCTGGAGCTGGGCGTGCTCTCGGCCCTCTACAGCGAGTCCTACTGGCCCCGGCTGAGCACCGCACTGGCCGACGCCTTCGACGGCGACGGCACCGGACTCCTGCGGCTGGCGGGCGACCTCTACAACCGCGACGACCCCCGGCACTACGCCAACTACACCTCGGCGCTGGTGGCGGTGAACTGCTCCGACCGCCCCGCGCCGCGCGCCGTCGACGCCTACACCGATGCCGTCGCCGACGCCGAGGACGCCTCGCCGGTCTTCGGCGCCGGCCTCACCTGGGGTGCGCTCACCTGCGCCTACTGGCCCCAGGACGCGGTCGCCGACCCCGAGCCGCTGGACGCCCCCGGCGCCGCGCCCATCCTGGTGGTGGGCACCACGCGCGACAACGCCACCCCCTACGCGTGGGCCGAGGCCCTGGCCGGCGACCTTGACTCCGGCGTCCTGCTCACCCGCGAGGGCGACGGCCACACCGCCTACCTGCGAGGCGACCCCTGCGTGGACACCGCCGTCGACACCTACCTCCTGCGCGCCGACCCGCCCGCCGACGGCACCGTCTGCCCCGAGTAG